A genome region from Solirubrobacter pauli includes the following:
- a CDS encoding GntR family transcriptional regulator: protein MPIPSDDSPVIERKLLRDDVYGRLRNAIVDGTLAPGEQLRDADLAAWLGVSRTPVREALLRLSEAGLVVVQPGRSTAVSSVDRRAVRDARDVVAAMHEVAVREAVGGLTDTHLDAMRDANRRFAQAVADGDLEAALRADDDLHGVPVRVAANRALIAVLDQFTPVLRRAERLRFSTRSGQASIERHDELIRLCAAGDAAGAAAVAFDTFHSLAVDEG from the coding sequence ATGCCGATTCCCTCCGACGACTCGCCGGTGATCGAGCGCAAGCTGCTCCGCGACGACGTCTACGGGCGGCTGCGCAACGCGATCGTCGACGGCACGCTCGCCCCGGGCGAGCAGCTGCGCGACGCCGATCTCGCCGCGTGGCTGGGCGTGAGCCGCACCCCGGTGCGCGAGGCGCTGCTGCGGCTGTCGGAGGCCGGGCTCGTCGTCGTCCAGCCCGGCCGCTCGACCGCGGTCAGCTCGGTGGACCGGCGTGCGGTGCGGGACGCGCGCGACGTCGTGGCCGCGATGCACGAGGTGGCGGTGCGCGAGGCGGTGGGCGGCCTCACGGACACGCATCTCGACGCGATGCGCGACGCCAACCGGCGGTTCGCCCAGGCCGTCGCCGACGGCGATCTCGAGGCCGCGTTGCGCGCCGACGACGACCTGCACGGCGTGCCCGTCAGGGTCGCCGCGAACCGCGCGCTGATCGCGGTGCTGGACCAGTTCACGCCGGTGCTGCGCCGCGCCGAGCGCCTGCGGTTCTCGACGCGCAGCGGGCAGGCGTCGATCGAGCGCCACGACGAGCTGATCCGCCTGTGCGCGGCCGGCGACGCCGCCGGGGCGGCCGCGGTGGCCTTCGACACGTTCCACAGCCTCGCCGTCGACGAGGGCTGA
- a CDS encoding ATP-dependent DNA ligase yields the protein MDLPLTPPVAPMLAKPAASIPAGQFYEPKWDGFRSIVFRDGDEVEIGSRKERPMTRYFPEVVEAVRASFPARAVIDGEIVIAGDGGLDFWALQQRIHPAASRVTRLAAETPASFVAFDLLALGDDDLTGLPFERRRALLEEALRDAEPPVHVTPITRDEATAAAWFERFEGAGLDGLIAKRPDLTYQPDKRVMTKIKHVRTADCVLAGYRTHKADPEAIGSLLLGLYVDEAAPASQWQGETGRLASVGVIGAFPMARRRELYAELQPLVVDFSEHPWHWAAELTQGPEGGSRWNPKKDLTFTPLRPERVVEVRYDYLEGARFRHPPQFVRWRPDRDPRTCGYAQLDRPVSFALADVLAGRA from the coding sequence ATCGACCTCCCGCTGACACCACCCGTCGCGCCGATGCTCGCCAAGCCGGCGGCGAGCATCCCCGCCGGGCAGTTCTACGAGCCCAAGTGGGACGGGTTCCGCTCGATCGTCTTCCGCGACGGTGACGAGGTGGAGATCGGCAGCCGCAAGGAGCGGCCGATGACGCGGTACTTCCCGGAGGTCGTGGAGGCGGTGCGGGCGAGCTTCCCGGCGCGGGCCGTGATCGACGGCGAGATCGTGATCGCCGGCGACGGCGGCTTGGACTTCTGGGCGCTGCAGCAGCGCATCCACCCGGCCGCGAGCCGGGTGACGCGGCTGGCCGCCGAGACGCCCGCGAGCTTCGTCGCGTTCGACCTGCTCGCGCTCGGTGACGACGACCTGACCGGGCTGCCGTTCGAGCGGCGGCGCGCGCTGCTCGAGGAGGCGCTGCGCGACGCCGAGCCGCCCGTGCACGTCACCCCGATCACGCGCGACGAGGCGACCGCCGCCGCCTGGTTCGAGCGCTTCGAGGGCGCCGGGCTCGACGGGCTGATCGCGAAGCGGCCCGACCTCACCTACCAGCCGGACAAGCGCGTGATGACGAAGATCAAGCACGTGCGCACCGCGGACTGCGTGCTCGCCGGGTACCGCACGCACAAGGCCGATCCCGAGGCGATCGGGTCCCTGCTGCTCGGGCTCTACGTCGACGAGGCGGCGCCGGCTTCGCAGTGGCAGGGCGAGACCGGCCGGCTGGCCTCGGTCGGCGTGATCGGCGCGTTCCCGATGGCCCGCCGCCGGGAGCTCTACGCCGAGCTGCAGCCGCTCGTGGTCGACTTCTCCGAGCACCCCTGGCACTGGGCGGCGGAGCTGACGCAGGGTCCCGAGGGCGGGAGCCGCTGGAACCCGAAGAAGGACCTGACGTTCACGCCGCTGCGCCCGGAACGGGTGGTCGAGGTCCGCTACGACTACCTGGAGGGCGCGCGCTTCCGGCACCCGCCGCAGTTCGTGCGCTGGCGGCCGGACCGCGACCCGCGCACGTGCGGCTACGCGCAGCTGGACCGTCCGGTCTCGTTCGCGCTCGCCGACGTGCTCGCCGGCCGGGCCTGA
- a CDS encoding lysophospholipid acyltransferase family protein has translation MKFASGGRRLEKLAGSNKAGSRAPSAPSKWSTLRAGKDPWGERGVEDQAWLREPRPALIRELAQQALLFPATRAVAMPTIIGAEDLVHAPQPAILAPNHESDIDTPLVLLALPHAWRSRTVVGAASDRFYRKRGYALASGFWINTFPFDRGGGQRRGLAAAAAHLRSGRNVMLFPQGTRGAGPEGYRAGVAELALTAGVPIIPIHIEGTALVMPKGRGLNRRGKTKVTFARPLQPRPGETPDQLTARIQDAIEH, from the coding sequence GTGAAGTTCGCGTCCGGTGGGCGCCGACTGGAGAAGCTCGCCGGCTCGAACAAGGCCGGCAGCCGCGCGCCGAGCGCGCCGTCGAAGTGGAGCACGCTGCGGGCGGGCAAGGACCCGTGGGGCGAGCGCGGCGTCGAGGACCAGGCGTGGCTGCGTGAGCCCCGCCCGGCGCTGATCCGCGAGCTCGCGCAGCAGGCGCTGCTGTTCCCCGCCACGCGCGCCGTCGCGATGCCGACGATCATCGGCGCCGAGGACCTCGTCCACGCGCCGCAGCCGGCGATCCTCGCTCCCAATCACGAGAGCGACATCGACACGCCGCTCGTGCTGCTCGCGCTGCCGCACGCCTGGCGCAGCCGCACCGTGGTCGGCGCCGCCTCCGACCGCTTCTACCGCAAGCGCGGGTACGCGCTCGCGTCCGGCTTCTGGATCAACACGTTCCCGTTCGACCGCGGCGGCGGCCAGCGGCGCGGCCTCGCCGCCGCGGCGGCGCACCTGCGCAGCGGCCGGAACGTGATGCTGTTCCCGCAGGGCACCCGCGGCGCAGGCCCCGAGGGCTACCGCGCGGGTGTCGCCGAGCTCGCGCTCACCGCCGGCGTCCCGATCATCCCGATCCACATCGAGGGCACCGCGCTCGTCATGCCCAAGGGCCGCGGGCTGAACCGGCGCGGCAAGACGAAGGTCACCTTCGCGCGCCCGCTGCAGCCGCGCCCGGGCGAGACGCCCGACCAGCTCACCGCGCGCATCCAAGACGCGATCGAGCACTGA
- a CDS encoding lactate racemase domain-containing protein encodes MIERTKRRHPAAEREACVVEVHEHSPPTLFHSGEQFRLERLPVGSRIVYPPPPLKGLIDVDAAICAALDSPLGMDPLDALLRPGMKLTIAFDDISLPLPPMKTPDIRGRIIEHVLERAYRAGVEDIHMIAALALHRRMTAAELKRAVGARVFDEFYPDRLYNHDAEDPDGIVSLGETRHGEMVELSKRAAESDLLVYVNINIVSMDGGHKSVAVGLGTYNSVKAHHNVHTMRHSKSFMDPAKSEMHHSTARQGDIVEAAVPIFHIETSLNNDMFDGPLGFLAKPEARWTAREQTTFAGLKRTTDRMNPKLRRALFHKSTAPYAITGVQAGAVGPVHEVTLEHVAAQQAVAVRGQADIVTAGLPYVGPYNVDSILNPILVMCMGLGYFFNLYQGVPLVREGGVMIFTHPVTREFHPVHHPSYVDFYEEVLATTTDPIEIERRFEKSYAEDEWYRHLYRTSHAYHGVHPFYMWYWGAHGLQHLGDVIFVGGDAEACRRLGFRRADTMRDALEMAEQVVGRDPSLTHFHCPPLFYAQVEA; translated from the coding sequence ATGATCGAGCGCACCAAGCGCCGCCATCCCGCCGCCGAGCGCGAGGCGTGCGTCGTCGAGGTGCACGAGCACTCGCCGCCGACGCTGTTCCACTCCGGCGAGCAGTTCCGGCTCGAGCGCCTGCCGGTGGGCTCGCGCATCGTCTACCCGCCGCCGCCGCTGAAGGGCCTGATCGACGTCGACGCCGCGATCTGCGCGGCGCTGGACTCGCCCCTGGGCATGGACCCGCTCGACGCGCTGCTGCGCCCGGGCATGAAGCTCACGATCGCGTTCGACGACATCTCGCTGCCGCTGCCGCCGATGAAGACGCCGGACATCCGCGGGCGGATCATCGAGCACGTGCTCGAGCGCGCCTACCGGGCGGGCGTCGAGGACATCCACATGATCGCGGCGCTCGCGCTGCACCGGCGGATGACCGCGGCCGAGCTCAAGCGGGCCGTCGGCGCGCGCGTGTTCGACGAGTTCTATCCCGACCGGCTCTACAACCACGACGCCGAGGATCCCGACGGGATCGTCTCGCTGGGCGAGACGCGCCACGGCGAGATGGTCGAGCTGTCCAAGCGCGCGGCCGAGTCGGACCTGCTGGTCTACGTGAACATCAACATCGTCTCGATGGACGGTGGCCACAAGTCGGTCGCGGTCGGCCTGGGCACGTACAACAGCGTCAAGGCGCACCACAACGTGCACACGATGCGCCACTCGAAGTCCTTCATGGACCCGGCGAAGTCGGAGATGCACCACTCGACGGCGCGCCAGGGCGACATCGTCGAGGCGGCGGTGCCGATCTTCCACATCGAGACGTCGCTCAACAACGACATGTTCGACGGGCCGTTGGGCTTCCTGGCCAAGCCGGAAGCCCGCTGGACGGCGCGCGAGCAGACGACGTTCGCGGGCCTCAAGCGCACGACGGACCGGATGAACCCCAAGCTGCGCCGGGCGCTGTTCCACAAGTCCACGGCGCCGTACGCGATCACGGGCGTGCAGGCGGGCGCGGTCGGCCCCGTGCACGAGGTGACGCTGGAGCACGTCGCGGCCCAGCAGGCGGTCGCGGTGCGCGGCCAGGCGGACATCGTCACCGCCGGCCTGCCGTACGTGGGCCCGTACAACGTCGACTCGATCCTGAACCCGATCCTCGTGATGTGCATGGGGCTCGGGTACTTCTTCAACCTCTACCAGGGCGTCCCGCTCGTGCGCGAGGGCGGCGTGATGATCTTCACGCACCCGGTCACGCGCGAGTTCCACCCCGTCCACCACCCCTCGTACGTCGACTTCTACGAGGAGGTGCTGGCGACGACGACCGACCCGATCGAGATCGAGCGCCGCTTCGAGAAGAGCTACGCCGAGGACGAGTGGTACCGCCACCTGTACCGGACGAGCCACGCGTACCACGGCGTGCACCCGTTCTACATGTGGTACTGGGGCGCGCACGGCCTCCAGCACCTCGGCGACGTGATCTTCGTCGGCGGCGACGCCGAGGCCTGCCGCCGGCTCGGCTTCCGCCGCGCCGACACGATGCGCGACGCGCTCGAGATGGCCGAGCAGGTCGTGGGCCGCGATCCGTCGCTGACCCACTTCCACTGCCCGCCGCTGTTCTACGCGCAGGTTGAAGCGTGA
- a CDS encoding zinc-dependent alcohol dehydrogenase, whose protein sequence is MQAVTYTPSVARYVAQRAKLPGSGSLALSEVRPPRVPGPGWVPVRPKLTGICGSDLALVTGKASLHLATLTSTPFVPGHEIVGEIGAGPRRGERVVVQPALGCTVRGVTPPCTECAQGLPALCRNVIDGNLSAGLQTGFCRETGGGWSEGLVAHESQLHTVPDDLSDEDAVLVEPLACALHAARQADVQPGETICIIGAGTIGLLTLAAVREAAPSATIIVVAKHAGQQTAARRFGADDVLTPENLYIDAARITHSRRLVGHLNRELLLGGFDRVLDCVGTGTSIEQAITITRPRGRVVLVGMPGELKVDLAAAWLRELELRGAYGYEHDFPAALNFARTLKPGRLIDRGWPLRSFQKALETAPKSARAGRVKTVFEIAA, encoded by the coding sequence ATGCAGGCCGTCACCTACACGCCCTCGGTCGCCAGGTACGTGGCCCAGCGCGCGAAGCTGCCCGGCTCGGGCTCGCTCGCGCTCAGCGAGGTGCGCCCGCCGCGCGTGCCCGGCCCCGGCTGGGTGCCCGTGCGCCCGAAGCTGACCGGCATCTGCGGCTCGGACCTCGCGCTCGTCACGGGCAAGGCGTCGCTGCACCTCGCCACGCTCACCAGCACGCCGTTCGTCCCCGGCCACGAGATCGTGGGCGAGATCGGCGCGGGTCCGCGACGCGGCGAGCGCGTCGTCGTCCAGCCCGCGCTCGGCTGCACGGTGCGCGGCGTCACGCCGCCCTGCACCGAGTGCGCGCAGGGGCTGCCGGCGCTGTGCCGCAACGTGATCGACGGGAACCTGTCCGCCGGCCTGCAGACCGGCTTCTGCCGCGAGACCGGCGGCGGCTGGAGCGAGGGCCTGGTCGCGCACGAGTCCCAGCTGCACACGGTGCCGGACGACCTGTCCGACGAGGACGCCGTGCTCGTGGAGCCGCTCGCGTGCGCGCTGCACGCCGCGCGCCAGGCGGACGTCCAGCCGGGCGAGACGATCTGCATCATCGGCGCGGGCACGATCGGGCTGCTGACGCTGGCCGCCGTCCGCGAGGCGGCGCCGAGCGCGACGATCATCGTCGTCGCCAAGCATGCGGGCCAGCAGACCGCGGCGCGCCGCTTCGGCGCCGACGACGTCCTCACGCCCGAGAACCTCTACATCGACGCCGCCCGGATCACGCATTCCCGCAGATTGGTCGGTCATCTGAACCGCGAGCTGTTGCTTGGCGGCTTCGACCGTGTACTTGATTGCGTGGGGACGGGGACGAGCATCGAGCAGGCGATCACGATCACGCGGCCGCGTGGGCGTGTGGTGCTCGTCGGCATGCCGGGTGAGCTGAAGGTCGACCTGGCCGCCGCGTGGCTGCGCGAGCTCGAGCTGCGCGGCGCCTACGGCTACGAGCATGACTTCCCCGCCGCGTTGAACTTCGCTCGTACGTTGAAGCCGGGTCGGTTGATCGACCGCGGTTGGCCGTTGCGCAGCTTCCAGAAGGCTCTGGAGACCGCGCCCAAATCCGCACGCGCCGGGCGCGTCAAGACCGTCTTCGAGATCGCCGCATGA
- a CDS encoding SDR family oxidoreductase translates to MLALPDEDVFPATIRQRLAGQTILLTGASGFLGKAVLGQILRELPETDVTLLLRGDAAKRLSEEILTSGPCEGLDGSRVKAISGDLGREGLDVGAGIDVVIHCAASVSFEQPLDEALELNSKGPARLLESVRAAGSDPYFIHVSTAYAAGMRTGLVLEKPSGTAPTEPWLDLNAELDAAKAWRRDIEAESRLPVHQHRFVAEAHRAIGPAGGPAVGTRAEILRYEWVRDQLTERGRERARALGWSDTYGLSKALGERTLITANPRNLTIVRPAIVESALHTPYPGWMESLKVADPIMLGYGAGIIPGRFGANRSIRIDIIPVDFVANACLAAAAHPPETPRVFNVSTGMRNPFTIGDLAEMTTRYFRDFPIPDEDGLPVSVPDWKFSSGREILTTLDRATKVLERGRTLVDKLPIPRSNDVELKLHKNQRKLDRLKRLNEIYKPYGELDCVFDDRNARALLESLHPDDQERFGFDVDEIDWDHYLGEVHLPALRKIAVPAPPGPKKTRSAGRRPAPEGPPALALFDVEGVVLDSTVAHFYAWLRTRDMPELDKLVWTAGVATKVPSWIIEDRRSRTAFNRNFYKLYKDLPARELKRQAEDALPDFIQPRIQNEAVRRIREHKRRGDRVILITSALDFLVDPLKHLADEVHAAKLVERVGRFTGELEEPPLTADGRASLAARLAADHGVELSDCHAYGDSLADLPLLELVGHPHAINPDFRLSREARRRRWPIETWGTEKAAI, encoded by the coding sequence GTGCTCGCTCTGCCTGACGAAGACGTATTCCCCGCGACCATCCGCCAGCGGCTGGCCGGCCAGACGATTCTGCTCACGGGAGCCTCCGGCTTCCTCGGCAAGGCCGTGCTCGGCCAGATCCTGCGTGAGCTGCCGGAGACCGACGTCACCCTGCTCCTGCGCGGTGACGCGGCCAAGCGCCTCTCCGAGGAGATCCTGACCAGCGGCCCGTGCGAGGGCCTCGACGGCTCGCGGGTCAAGGCCATCAGCGGCGACCTCGGCCGCGAGGGCCTGGACGTCGGCGCGGGGATCGACGTCGTCATCCACTGCGCGGCCTCGGTCTCGTTCGAGCAGCCGCTCGACGAGGCGCTGGAGCTCAACTCCAAGGGCCCGGCGCGCCTGCTCGAGTCCGTGCGCGCCGCCGGCAGCGATCCGTACTTCATCCACGTCTCCACCGCCTACGCGGCCGGGATGCGCACCGGGCTCGTGCTCGAGAAGCCGTCCGGCACCGCGCCGACCGAGCCGTGGCTGGACCTCAACGCCGAGCTGGACGCCGCCAAGGCGTGGCGCCGGGACATCGAGGCCGAGTCGCGCCTCCCGGTCCACCAGCACCGCTTCGTCGCCGAGGCGCACCGCGCGATCGGCCCCGCCGGCGGCCCGGCGGTCGGCACGCGCGCCGAGATCCTGCGCTACGAGTGGGTCCGCGACCAGCTGACCGAGCGCGGTCGCGAGCGCGCCCGCGCGCTCGGCTGGAGCGACACCTACGGCCTCTCGAAGGCGCTCGGCGAGCGCACGCTGATCACGGCCAACCCGCGCAACCTGACGATCGTGCGCCCGGCGATCGTCGAGTCGGCGCTGCACACGCCGTACCCCGGCTGGATGGAGTCGCTGAAGGTCGCCGACCCGATCATGCTCGGCTACGGCGCCGGCATCATCCCCGGCCGCTTCGGCGCCAACCGGAGCATCCGGATCGACATCATCCCCGTCGACTTCGTCGCGAACGCGTGCCTCGCCGCCGCGGCGCACCCGCCGGAGACGCCGCGGGTGTTCAACGTCAGCACGGGCATGCGCAACCCGTTCACGATCGGCGACCTCGCCGAGATGACGACGCGCTACTTCCGCGACTTCCCGATCCCGGACGAGGACGGCCTGCCTGTCAGCGTGCCCGACTGGAAGTTCTCCTCCGGCCGCGAGATCCTGACGACGCTCGACCGCGCCACCAAGGTGCTCGAGCGCGGTCGCACGCTCGTCGACAAGCTGCCGATCCCGCGCAGCAACGACGTCGAGCTCAAGCTCCACAAGAACCAGCGCAAGCTCGACCGGCTGAAGCGGCTGAACGAGATCTACAAGCCCTACGGCGAGCTGGACTGCGTGTTCGACGACCGCAACGCCCGCGCGCTGCTGGAGTCGCTGCACCCGGACGACCAGGAGCGCTTCGGCTTCGACGTCGACGAGATCGACTGGGACCACTACCTCGGCGAGGTCCACCTGCCGGCGCTGCGCAAGATCGCCGTGCCGGCGCCTCCCGGGCCGAAGAAGACCCGCTCGGCCGGTCGTCGTCCCGCGCCCGAGGGCCCGCCCGCCCTCGCGCTCTTCGACGTCGAGGGCGTCGTGCTCGACTCGACCGTCGCGCACTTCTACGCCTGGCTGCGCACGCGCGACATGCCCGAGCTGGACAAGCTCGTGTGGACGGCCGGCGTGGCGACCAAGGTCCCGAGCTGGATCATCGAGGACCGCCGCAGCCGCACGGCCTTCAACCGCAACTTCTACAAGCTCTACAAGGACCTCCCGGCGCGCGAGCTCAAGCGCCAGGCCGAGGACGCGCTGCCGGACTTCATCCAGCCGCGGATCCAGAACGAGGCCGTGCGCCGCATCCGCGAGCACAAGCGCCGTGGCGACCGCGTGATCCTGATCACGAGCGCGCTGGACTTCCTGGTCGACCCGCTCAAGCACCTCGCCGACGAGGTCCACGCCGCGAAGCTCGTCGAGCGCGTCGGGCGCTTCACGGGTGAGCTGGAGGAGCCGCCGCTGACCGCCGACGGCCGCGCGTCGCTCGCCGCCCGCCTCGCCGCCGACCACGGCGTCGAGCTGTCGGACTGCCACGCCTACGGGGACTCACTGGCGGACCTCCCGCTGCTCGAGCTCGTCGGCCACCCGCACGCGATCAACCCGGACTTCCGGCTCTCCCGCGAGGCGCGCCGCCGTCGCTGGCCGATCGAGACGTGGGGCACGGAGAAGGCGGCGATCTAG
- a CDS encoding TetR/AcrR family transcriptional regulator: MPSQARILEAARGEFALHGYAARLQDIAERAGLTHPTLLYHFKSKERLYAAVIEQAMLDWADMTSQVVAVAPVGFDRVAALVRAGMEFFATHADFVVIWRREAIEGGGRLEGAMAEHMRPFLDRAIAFLEREMAAGRLREHDPSELMQIVYGAVSTYFSDAGFRARLFGGDPTSAEARERFGDALTAMLRDALAPR; encoded by the coding sequence ATGCCCTCTCAGGCCCGCATCTTGGAGGCGGCTCGCGGCGAGTTCGCGCTCCACGGCTACGCCGCGCGGCTGCAGGACATCGCCGAGCGGGCGGGCCTGACGCACCCCACGCTGCTCTACCACTTCAAGTCCAAGGAACGGCTCTACGCCGCGGTGATCGAGCAGGCGATGCTCGACTGGGCGGACATGACGTCGCAGGTCGTCGCGGTCGCGCCGGTCGGGTTCGACCGCGTCGCGGCGCTCGTCCGGGCGGGCATGGAGTTCTTCGCCACGCACGCCGACTTCGTCGTCATCTGGCGCCGGGAGGCGATCGAGGGTGGCGGCCGGCTCGAGGGCGCGATGGCCGAGCACATGCGCCCGTTCCTGGACCGCGCGATCGCGTTCCTGGAGCGCGAGATGGCCGCCGGCCGGCTGCGCGAGCACGACCCCAGCGAGCTGATGCAGATCGTCTACGGGGCGGTCTCCACCTACTTCTCCGACGCGGGCTTCCGGGCCCGGCTCTTCGGCGGCGACCCGACATCGGCCGAGGCGCGCGAGCGGTTCGGCGACGCGCTCACCGCGATGTTGCGGGACGCGCTGGCTCCACGTTGA